TAGGTTAGTTCGAGCTTATATAGAAGGAAAAACTTTTTTTGAAAAAGAAAACTATCTAGATGCTTATAATCATGTCGTGAATTCATTACACCATCTAGCAAGACTAGCAGTTATCGAGAAAGGTTTATTCCCGGAAGTGAAAGTGTGGAATCAGGTAAAAAGAATAGATCCAGCTATCTATAAACTTTATGAAGAATTAATTATGAGTGAGGAACCGTTGAAACAACGTTTGGAATTGCTCTTCCTTGCAAGCGAGTTCTTTATCTATAACCGTACAGCAGAAGGTGCGCAACATATTTTAGAAGTGATGGCTACTAAAGAGTGTTGGGAGATACAGGAGTTACACGAACATGAGGAATTAAAGTTATACTCAGTGGAATTAGAAGTGTTTATTGAGTTTCTAATTAAAAAAGGTTTTATTGAAGTGGTAGAAAGTCCATCTAAAAACAATTTAATCTATCATAGGATGTATAGGGCTAAGTAGATAGGAACATGGCTTTAAATGGGGTGCAATTCAAGCATCCCATTTTTTTTTAGAAAAGGTGTTGACATTTTAGTGAGAGACGTGTTATTCTATTAATCGTCGCTTCAAACGAATGAAAGAAACAACGAGGAACTTTAAATAAAAAAACTTTTTTTAAAAAACCTCTTGACTCTTTCGAGACGCGATGATATATTAGAGAAGTCGCTTCGGGCGACAGACTAAAAAAAGAGTTATTGAACTTACAAGAATGAACCTTGAAAACTGAACAGCAAAACGTCAAGATATAACGACTGCAAATCAACTTGTTGGTTTGTAGGAAACGAATCTTCGGATTCGAATGGACATCTTAAAGATGCCAGCAAAGAAATCGAGCTAATCGAATTTCTCTATTATGGAGAGTTTGATCCTGGCTCAGGACGAACGCTGGCGGCGTGCCTAATACATGCAAGTCGAGCGAACGAGGAAGAAACTTGTTTCTTCCTTTGTTAGCGGCGGATGGGTGAGTAACACGTGGGCAACCTGCCCTGTAGTTGGGGATAACTCCGGGAAACCGGGGCTAATACCGAATAATTAGTTTCTTCGCATGAAGGAACTCTGAAAGACGGCTATGCTGTCACTACGGGATGGGCCCGCGGCGCATTAGCTAGTTGGTGAGGTAACGGCTTACCAAGGCGACGATGCGTAGCCGACCTGAGAGGGTGATCGGCCACACTGGGACTGAGACACGGCCCAGACTCCTACGGGAGGCAGCAGTAGGGAATCTTCCACAATGGACGAAAGTCTGATGGAGCAACGCCGCGTGAGCGAAGAAGGTTTTCGGATCGTAAAGCTCTGTTGTGAGGGAAGAACAAGTATAGGAGTAACTGCCTGTACCTTGACGGTACCTCATTAGAAAGCCACGGCTAACTACGTGCCAGCAGCCGCGGTAATACGTAGGTGGCAAGCGTTGTCCGGAATTATTGGGCGTAAAGCGCGCGCAGGCGGCCTTTTAAGTCTGATGTGAAAGCCCACGGCTTAACCGTGGAAGGTCATTGGAAACTGGAAGGCTTGAGTACAGAAGAGGAAAGCGGAATTCCACGTGTAGCGGTGAAATGCGTAGAGATGTGGAGGAACACCAGTGGCGAAGGCGGCTTTCTGGTCTGTAACTGACGCTGAGGCGCGAAAGCATGGGGAGCAAACAGGATTAGATACCCTGGTAGTCCATGCCGTAAACGATGAGTGCTAAGTGTTAGGGGGTTTCCGCCCCTTAGTGCTGGAGCAAACGCATTAAGCACTCCGCCTGGGGAGTACGGCCGCAAGGCTGAAACTCAAAGGAATTGACGGGGACCCGCACAAGCGGTGGAGCATGTGGTTTAATTCGAAGCTACGCGAAGAACCTTACCAGGTCTTGACATCCCGCTGACCGGTATAGAGATATACCTTTCCCTTCGGGGACAGCGGTGACAGGTGGTGCATGGTTGTCGTCAGCTCGTGTCGTGAGATGTTGGGTTAAGTCCCGTAACGAGCGCAACCCTTGACCTTAGTTGCCAGCATTCAGTTGGGCACTCTAAGGTGACTGCCGGTGATAAACCGGAGGAAGGTGGGGATGACGTCAAATCATCATGCCCCTTATGACCTGGGCTACACACGTGCTACAATGGACGGTACAGAGGGTTGCCAACCCGCGAGGGGGAGCTAATCCCATAAAACCGTTCCCAGTTCGGATTGCAGGCTGCAACTCGCCTGCATGAAGCAGGAATCGCTAGTAATCGTGGATCAGCATGCCACGGTGAATACGTTCCCGGGTCTTGTACACACCGCCCGTCACACCACGAGAGTTTGTAACACCCGAAGTCGGTGGGGTAACCCTTTTGGGAGCCAGCCGCCGAAGGTGGGACAGATGATTGGGGTGAAGTCGTAACAAGGTAGCCGTATCGGAAGGTGCGGCTGGATCACCTCCTTTCTAAGGAAATTTAACGGAATGAAGAGAAAGTTCTCTTCAACTTGACGTTTTGCGTTCAGTTTTGAAGGTTTATTAAGAAGAGTAAAAACTAAGTGTTTCGAAATTCAATAAATGCTTCATATAACTTTCGGAAGGGCCTATAGCTCAGCTGGTTAGAGCGCACGCCTGATAAGCGTGAGGTCGGTGGTTCGAGTCCACTTAGGCCCACCATTTTCGAGAAGTCATGGGGCCTTAGCTCAGCTGGGAGAGCGCCTGCCTTGCACGCAGGAGGTCAGCGGTTCGATCCCGCTAGGCTCCACCATATAATTTGTTCTTTGAAAACTGGATAAAACGACATTGAAATAAACACAAATGTAGTAATGTATGAATCAATTGTTGTATATCGCTATACAGCATTGGTTTTAAGGTTAAGTTAGAAAGGGCGCACGGCGGATGCCTTGGCACTAGGAGCCTATGAAGGACGGCACTAACACCGATATGCTCTGGGGAGCTGTAAGTAAGCTTTGATCCAGAGATTTCCGAATGGGGAAACCCACTGTTCGTAATGGAGCAGTACATATACGTGAATACATAGCGTATATGAGGCACACCCGGAGAACTGAAACATCTAAGTACCCGGAGGAAGAGAAAGAAAATCGATTCCCTGAGTAGCGGCGAGCGAAACGGGAACAGCCCAAACCAGGAAGCTTGCTTCCTGGGGTTGTAGGACACTCTATACGGAGTTACAAAGGAATGCATTAGATGAAGCGACCTGGAAAGGTCTGCCATAGTGGGTAATAGCCCCGTAATCAAAAGTGTATTCTCTCCAGAGTGGATCCTGAGTACGACGGAACACGTGAAATTCCGTCGGAATCCGGGAGGACCATCTCCCAAGGCTAAATACTTCCTAGTGACCGATAGTGAACCAGTACCGTGAGGGAAAGGTGAAAAGCACCCCGGAAGGGGAGTGAAATAGATCCTGAAACCGTGTGCCTACAAGTAGTCAGAGCTCGATGCTGTTTCTTCGGAAACAAGCTGAGTGATGGCGTGCCTTTTGTAGAATGAACCGGCGAGTTACTGATTACATGCAAGGTTAAGCAGAGAATGCGGAGCCGCAGCGAAAGCGAGTCTGAATAGGGCGTTTTAGTATGTAGTCGTAGACCCGAAACCAGGTGATCTACCCATGTCCAGGGTGAAGGTAAGGTAACACTTACTGGAGGCCCGAACCCACGTATGTTGAAAAATGCGGGGATGAGGTGTGGGTAGCGGTGAAATTCCAATCGAACCTGGAGATAGCTGGTTCTCTCCGAAATAGCTTTAGGGCTAGCCTCAAACGTTAGAATCTCGGAGGTAGAGCACTGTTTGGACTAGGGGCCCATCCCGGGTTACCGAATTCAGACAAACTCCGAATGCCGATGATTTTTGTTTGGGAGTCAGACTGCGGGTGATAAGATTCGTAGTCGAGAGGGAAACAACCCAGACCACCAGTTAAGGTCCCCAAGTATTCGTTAAGTGGAAAAGGATGTGGCGTTGCCCAGACAACCAGGATGTTGGCTTAGAAGCAGCCACCATTTAAAGAGTGCGTAATAGCTCACTGGTCGAGTGGCGCTGCGCCGAAAATGTACCGGGGCTAAACGAATCACCGAAACTGTGGACTGACACCTTTGGTGTCAGTGGTAGGAGAGCGTTCTAGGGGCGTCGAAGCTAGACTGTAAGGACTAGTGGAGCGCCTAGAAGTGAGAATGCCGGTATGAGTAGCGAAAGAAGGGTGAGAATCCCTTCCACCGAATGCCTAAGGTTTCCTGAGGAAGGCTCGTCCGCTCAGGGTTAGTCGGGACCTAAGTCGAGGCCGAAAGGCGTAGACGATGGATAACAGGTTGATATTCCTGTACCACCTCCCCGCCGTTTGAGTAATGGGGGGACGCAGTAGGATAGGGTGAGCGCACGGTTGGTAATGTGCGTCTAAGCAGTGAGGTGTGAAACGAGGCAAATCCCGTTTCTATAACATTGAGCTGTGATAGCAAGGGGAATTTTCCCCGGAGTCCCTGATTTCACGCTGCCAAGAAAAGCCTCTAACGAGGCGGGAGGTGCCCGTACCGCAAACCGACACAGGTAGGCGAGGAGAGAATCCTAAGGTGATCGAGAGAACTCTCGTTAAGGAACTCGGCAAAATGACCCCGTAACTTCGGGAGAAGGGGTGCTCTGATAGGGTGTTAAAGCCCGAGAGAGCCGCAGTGAATAGGCCCAGGCGACTGTTTAGCAAAAACACAGGTCTCTGCAAAACCGTAAGGTGACGTATAGGGGCTGACGCCTGCCCGGTGCTGGAAGGTTAAGGGGAGAGGTTAGCGCAAGCGAAGCTTTGAACCGAAGCCCCAGTAAACGGCGGCCGTAACTATAACGGTCCTAAGGTAGCGAAATTCCTTGTCGGGTAAGTTCCGACCCGCACGAAAGGCGTAACGATCTGGGCACTGTCTCAACGAGAGACTCGGTGAAATTATAGTACCTGTGAAGATGCAGGTTACCCGCGACAGGACGGAAAGACCCCGTGGAGCTTTACTGCAACCTGATATTGAATTCTGATGCAGTCTGTACAGGATAGGTAGGAGCCTTTGAAACCGGAGCGCCAGCTTCGGTGGAGGCATTGGTGGGATACTACCCTGACTGTATTGGAATTCTAACCCATGCCCCTTAGCGGGGTAGGAGACAGTGTCAGGCGGGCAGTTTGACTGGGGCGGTCGCCTCCTAAAGAGTAACGGAGGCGCCCAAAGGTTCCCTCAGAATGGTTGGACATCATTCGTAGAGTGCAAAGGCATAAGGGAGCTTGACTGCGAGACCTACAAGTCGAGCAGGGTCGAAAGACGGGCTTAGTGATCCGGTGGTTCCGCATGGAAGGGCCATCGCTCAACGGATAAAAGCTACCCCGGGGATAACAGGCTTATCTCTCCCAAGAGTTCACATCGACGGGGAGGTTTGGCACCTCGATGTCGGCTCATCGCATCCTGGGGCTGTAGTCGGTCCCAAGGGTTGGGCTGTTCGCCCATTAAAGCGGTACGCGAGCTGGGTTCAGAACGTCGTGAGACAGTTCGGTCCCTATCCGTCGCGGGCGCAGGAAATTTGAGAGGAGCTGTCCTTAGTACGAGAGGACCGGGATGGACATACCGCTGGTGTACCAGTTGTCTTGCCAAAGGCATAGCTGGGTAGCTACGTATGGACGGGATAAATGCTGAAAGCATCTAAGCATGAAGCCCCCCTCAAGATGAGATTTCCCATTACGTAAGTAAGTAAAATCCCTCAAAGATGATGAGGTTGATAGGTCCGAGGTGGAAGCATGGCGACATGTGCAGCTGACGGATACTAATCGATTGAGGACTTATCCTTTAAAAAAATGTTACGAGTTTGTGTCATAAAATGTCACGTTTATCCAGTTTTGAACGAACAAAACTAATTAATTTACAAAAAAGGCTTGCATTCCTAGCAGGATCTGATATAATTAGAGTTGTCGTGTTAATAGAGTCCAGTGGCGATAGCGAAGAGGTCACACCCGTTCCCATACCGAACACGGAAGTTAAGCTCTTCAGCGCCGATGGTAGTTGGGGTTAGCCCCTGCAAGAGTAGGACGTTGCTGGTCTCGAAATCCTTATCCACACATATTATGTGAATGGACAGACATTGATAATATTATTCCGCAGTAGCTCAGTGGTAGAGCAATCGGCTGTTAACCGATCGGTCGTAGGTTCGAATCCTACCTGCGGAGCCAATTGGAGAGCTGTCCGAGTGGCCGAAGGAGCACGATTGGAAATCGTGTAGGCGGTTTGCGCTGCCTCAAGGGTTCAAATCCCTTGCTCTCCGCCAGATTTTTAAGTTAATCATTACATACATAATGGCCCCTTGGTCAAGCGGTTAAGACACCGCCCTTTCACGGCGGTAACACGGGTTCGAATCCCGTAGGGGTCACCATATTTACTTTATTAATTGAAGTATGTTTTATTGTAATTTCAACATGGAGGATTAGCTCAGCTGGGAGAGCACCTGCCTTACAAGCAGGGGGTCGGCGGTTCGATCCCGTCATCCTCCACCATATTATTATAATTATCGCGGAGTGGAACAAATCGCATCATGAAAAATGCGATTAACACCGACAGTGACAAAGTCACGAAAGGTGTCATACACACTATAAGCGTAGAAAGTCAATTGAATTTAATTGTTATAATTATCGCGGGGTGGAGCAGTGGCAGCTCGTCGGGCTCATAACCCGAAGGTCGTAGGTTCAAATCCTACCCCCGCAACCAAATGGTCCCGTGGTGTAGCGGTTAACATGCCTGCCTGTCACGCAGGAGATCGCGGGTTCGATTCCCGTCGGGACCGCCATTTTATTTTAACGGCTTAGTAGCTCAGTCGGTAGAGCAAAGGACTGAAAATCCTTGTGTCGGCGGTTCGATTCCGTCCTAAGCCATTTTTTCTAAATGCCGGAGTAGCTCAACTGGTAGAGCAACTGACTTGTAATCAGTAGGTTGAGGGTTCAAGTCCTTTCTCCGGCACCAAGAAAAATTATACATTGTGTGCTTGTCATATATTTTAATTCGGTGGGGTAGCGAAGTGGCTAAACGCGGCGGACTGTAAATCCGCTCCCTCAGGGTTCGGGGGTTCGAATCCCTCCCCCACCACCATTTAGGGGCATAGTTTAAGGGCAGAATAGAGGTCTCCAAAACCTTTGGTGTGGGTTCGAATCCTACTGCCCCTGTTATTCTTTGAAATACAAAACATTCCTTTATTAACCGTATTGGAATTATTTTTATGTTATGGCGGTTGTGGCGAAGTGGTTAACGCATCGGGTTGTGGTCCCGACATTCGAGGGTTCGATTCCCTTCAGCCGCCCCATTACTTAAAATATAATCATGTAATAGTATTCTGGCGATTGTGGCGAAGTGGTTAACGCATCGGGTTGTGGTCCCGACATTCGAGGGTTCGATTCCCTTCAGTCGCCCTTTTTTGGGGTATAGCCAAGCGGTAAGGCAACGGACTTTGACTCCGTCATTCGTTGGTTCGAATCCAGCTACCCCAGTTATGCGGAAGTAGTTCAGTGGTAGAATATCACCTTGCCAAGGTGGAGGTCGCGGGTTCGAATCCCGTCTTCCGCTCCAATTTTATAGAGGCGGCATAGCCAAGCGGTAAGGCACGGGTCTGCAACACCCTTACCACCGGTTCGATTCCGGTTGCCGCCTCCAAATTTGACTTTATATGATAATTTAAATATTTCTTAGCCCGAGTGGTGGAATGGCAGACACGTCGCACTCAAAATGCGATGCCGCAAGGCGTGCCGGTTCAAGTCCGGCCTCGGGTATCAAAAAAGACGCAACTTCGGTTGTGTCTTTTTTTGATGTAAATTTTAAATGTTTTATCTAATACTCAAAAAAGAAAAGGCTCCTTAAAAGAAAGGAGCCTTTTTCCATAGAAGGAGACTATCTGAAGCATTAAAGGATTGTTGCAATGCTCTAGTTGCTGATTCATAATTGGTTAAGCTACATTTAAATTATAGGTTTCCTCCCATGCTTTCACATTAAAATGTTAATCTAGCATAGTAGAAGACTGTTCTTTGTGCAAAATCTTTGAGTATACTTCACCGCCATGAACATTCGTAAACATTTTTCCTGCAGCTGTTAATAGTTCAGCGGCTTCTTCTGTGTTCATGGAAGGACGCAAGAAGAACACATGAATAGCGGATGTTGTATTTTCGGAAACAGCAGTCCGTTTTGAATCAACAAAAGGGCTCCCGAAAGGACCAATATTATCGGACAAGACAATCATATTATTCAAATGGTTTAGACGTCCGTTTAATCCTTCGCAAGTTGTTTCACTTGTTCCAATGTTAAACGCGATATCTCCTTGAATATGCTGCGTGTCATAAATCCCCATTGGAATTTCATATTGCAAAGAGAAAAAGTTATTCATATCAACAGCAGAGTTAAAGGGTTGTAAATAATTTTGTTTACTAATTCTTCTTAGTAACGATTCAATTGAAGAACGATAACGGCTTGGGTTTGCGCCAAATGCTTTCCATATTTCACGCCATTCCTGAACACCTTGAAATTTTGTGACTGCTTTGTCATCAAGTTCAAAGAAAAGTTGTTCTTGAAATAATTGTAAGCGTCCTTTTAGCATTTGAGGAGATTCTGAGACCGTAATTTTGGTATAATGGTTAAGGCCTATTTTAAAGGCGGGTAAAGTATTCAATATTTTATTGTCTAAACTTACTTTCAATCTAATCACCCTTTATATAATATGTTTTTATTTTACCATGGGGGAGGTGTTTTTAAATGAATATACTCGAACTTCAAGAGGAAGTAAAAAAATATGCTGCTTCAATTGGGATTGATAAGGTCGGTTTTACGACTGCAGCTCCGTTTCACGAATTAAGAAACCGGTTAGTTCGCCAACAAGAACTAGGCTTTCAGTCAGGCTTTGAGGAGAAAGATATTGAGAAGCGTACGGATCCTGCACTTCTCTTGGATAGACCGGAAAGTATTATTGCGATTGCCATTGCGTATCCTTCTAAAATGGAAAATTCTCCTCGTGGAAAAAAAGGGGAGAGACGTGGGATATTTTGTCGTGCTTCTTGGGGAACTGATTATCATATTGTCCTTCGTGAGCGTTTAAAGTTACTGGAGGAGTTTATATTAGCCCGTGTGCCAACTGCAAAGTTGCGTTCTATGGTAGACACAGGAGAACTTGCAGACCGCGCAGTAGCAGAGCGAGCGGGCATTGGGTGGTCAGGGAAGAACTGTTCAATTATCACGCCTGAATTCGGATCGTATGTGTATCTAGGTGAGATGATTACAAATATTCCTTTTGCACCAGACGAGCCGATGGAAGACGAGTGTGGGGATTGTAGGTTATGTTTAGACGCATGCCCAACAGGTGCCTTAATTCAGGGTGGACAGCTCAATGCACAGCGCTGTATCGCTTTTTTAACACAGACGAAGACATCGATTCCTGAAGAGTTTAGGACGAAGATTGGAAACCGTGTATACGGTTGTGATACATGCCAAACAATTTGCCCGAAAAACAGGAAAAAGTATAATTTGCACCAGGAAGCATTTAAGCCTGAACCGGAACTCGCAAAACCTGTATTAGAACCGATGTTGGATTTATCGAATCGTCAATTTAGAGAGCAATTCGGACATATTGCGGGTTCGTGGAGAGGTAAAAATCCGATTCAACGAAATGCGATAATCGCTTTAGCGCATTTCAAAGAAGAAGCGGCAATTCCTAAATTAACCGAGATGCTGCGGAATGATCAACGACCCGTTATGCGTGGGACAATTGCTTGGGCACTTGGCCAAATAGGAACAGAAGCAAGTTATAAAGCAATCCAAGCAGCTTTAGCAACGGAAGAACAAGAAGATGTTCGACTGGAATTAGAAAAAGCGCTTGAAAATTGGCAAGAAGAGACTCATATTTAGAACAGAGGAAGTGCTGAAATGGCAATACATGTGGCGTTATTTGAACCGCAGATTCCTGCGAACACAGGAAACATCGCGAGAACCTGTGCAGGTACAGGCGTAAAATTACATTTAATTAAACCATTAGGATTTTCAACAGAAGATAAAATGTTAAAAAGGGCAGGACTTGATTATTGGCAACATGTTGATGTCTTTTATCATGATGGGATTCGGCAGTTTATCGACGCTTATCCGGAAGGTAAGTTTTATTTTATTACGAAATTTGGGCAGAAATCTTATACGTCTTTTGATTATTCGAATTCAGAGGAGGATATCTTCTTTGTGTTTGGTAAAGAGACTAAGGGACTGCCTAATGAAATTCTGGAGGAATATGAAGAGAACTGTTTACGTGTTCCGATGAATGACAATATACGTGCGTTAAACTTATCAAATACCGCCGCGGTGTTAGTATATGAAGCACTTCGACAACAATCCTTTATTGGGTTGAAGTAATTAAGAGGGTTTCCAATGGATCGAGCTACAATCATTGGAAGCCCTTTTTGTATATATTTGGACAACGTTTTTTTAATTCAGCAATAAAACCTATCTGATCTTCAGGTGAGATTTTCACGCTTCCTAGTAAGCTGAACTTATAAAAGATTTCAATCGCATCTCTTGACGTTAGAATTCTGTACCCAGTCAATATTTCTGTCGTCGGGGCGATTTTTATAATTTTATTATAGGGAATCCGACTTCTAAACGGTCCACCTTGGACAAATAAAAAATCCTCGTAAAAAACATATTTAACATTGAACGTACACCAAAGAATTAATCCTATTGTAAAAA
This window of the Sporosarcina ureilytica genome carries:
- a CDS encoding nucleotidyltransferase-like protein, translating into MEQVLRSIYQERASDPTTLGVLLVEKREEEDPNTDTFDAILLIITADETTPIYTKHYMSDAGNAAMHVISDSQLKKWLVVGSKRKVVDWLFNGTVYFDRNEYVENMKRELIEYPYYGQKIKMGLELSRLVRAYIEGKTFFEKENYLDAYNHVVNSLHHLARLAVIEKGLFPEVKVWNQVKRIDPAIYKLYEELIMSEEPLKQRLELLFLASEFFIYNRTAEGAQHILEVMATKECWEIQELHEHEELKLYSVELEVFIEFLIKKGFIEVVESPSKNNLIYHRMYRAK
- a CDS encoding B3/B4 domain-containing protein, whose translation is MKVSLDNKILNTLPAFKIGLNHYTKITVSESPQMLKGRLQLFQEQLFFELDDKAVTKFQGVQEWREIWKAFGANPSRYRSSIESLLRRISKQNYLQPFNSAVDMNNFFSLQYEIPMGIYDTQHIQGDIAFNIGTSETTCEGLNGRLNHLNNMIVLSDNIGPFGSPFVDSKRTAVSENTTSAIHVFFLRPSMNTEEAAELLTAAGKMFTNVHGGEVYSKILHKEQSSTMLD
- the queG gene encoding tRNA epoxyqueuosine(34) reductase QueG, with the protein product MNILELQEEVKKYAASIGIDKVGFTTAAPFHELRNRLVRQQELGFQSGFEEKDIEKRTDPALLLDRPESIIAIAIAYPSKMENSPRGKKGERRGIFCRASWGTDYHIVLRERLKLLEEFILARVPTAKLRSMVDTGELADRAVAERAGIGWSGKNCSIITPEFGSYVYLGEMITNIPFAPDEPMEDECGDCRLCLDACPTGALIQGGQLNAQRCIAFLTQTKTSIPEEFRTKIGNRVYGCDTCQTICPKNRKKYNLHQEAFKPEPELAKPVLEPMLDLSNRQFREQFGHIAGSWRGKNPIQRNAIIALAHFKEEAAIPKLTEMLRNDQRPVMRGTIAWALGQIGTEASYKAIQAALATEEQEDVRLELEKALENWQEETHI
- the trmL gene encoding tRNA (uridine(34)/cytosine(34)/5-carboxymethylaminomethyluridine(34)-2'-O)-methyltransferase TrmL yields the protein MAIHVALFEPQIPANTGNIARTCAGTGVKLHLIKPLGFSTEDKMLKRAGLDYWQHVDVFYHDGIRQFIDAYPEGKFYFITKFGQKSYTSFDYSNSEEDIFFVFGKETKGLPNEILEEYEENCLRVPMNDNIRALNLSNTAAVLVYEALRQQSFIGLK
- a CDS encoding PH domain-containing protein; protein product: MTFRSKVDNFFMLFMVIVGLIIGAVTLLPLYFAGGDLPTVLTLISTFLFTIGLILWCTFNVKYVFYEDFLFVQGGPFRSRIPYNKIIKIAPTTEILTGYRILTSRDAIEIFYKFSLLGSVKISPEDQIGFIAELKKRCPNIYKKGFQ